A genomic window from Flavobacterium johnsoniae includes:
- a CDS encoding Lrp/AsnC family transcriptional regulator: MALDEIDKKILRLLQEDAHYTLKDIANKINLSLTPVHDRVKRLEKDGIIEKYVTILDKKKLGNNLTVYCQVTLTKQTYDTSEGFNQSILNLPEVVECNYVSGNFDYMLKIIIPDMESYHHFHQKKLSVLPEVSLINTVFVISEVKSTTVLPI; encoded by the coding sequence ATGGCTTTAGATGAAATTGACAAAAAAATCTTACGTCTTTTGCAGGAAGATGCGCATTATACTTTAAAAGACATTGCAAACAAAATAAATTTGTCTTTAACTCCAGTTCATGATCGAGTGAAACGTCTTGAGAAAGATGGTATTATAGAAAAATATGTAACGATTTTAGACAAGAAAAAACTCGGAAATAATCTCACAGTTTATTGTCAAGTTACACTCACAAAACAAACTTATGATACATCTGAAGGTTTTAATCAGTCGATTTTGAATTTGCCTGAAGTTGTAGAATGTAATTATGTTTCAGGTAATTTCGATTATATGCTTAAAATTATAATTCCAGACATGGAAAGTTATCATCATTTTCATCAGAAAAAATTATCTGTTTTGCCTGAGGTTTCTTTAATTAATACTGTTTTTGTTATTTCTGAAGTAAAAAGCACAACAGTTTTACCAATTTAA
- a CDS encoding carboxymuconolactone decarboxylase family protein — MKSRIVIPNVAPEAYQALMNLEKYISSTSLTPVHKELIKIRASQINGCAFCINMHTADARKHGISEQRIYLISAWREADVYTEEEKAILALTEQVTLIGNHVSDEVYQNAAQLFDEKYLAEIILAIITINSWNRLAITTGLRAV, encoded by the coding sequence ATGAAATCAAGAATTGTTATCCCGAATGTTGCCCCAGAAGCATATCAAGCTTTAATGAATTTAGAAAAGTATATTTCTTCAACTTCATTAACTCCGGTTCATAAAGAATTAATTAAAATCCGCGCTTCGCAAATTAATGGTTGTGCATTTTGTATCAATATGCATACTGCAGATGCCAGAAAACATGGTATTTCTGAACAAAGAATTTACTTGATAAGTGCATGGCGTGAAGCCGATGTTTATACTGAAGAAGAAAAAGCAATTTTAGCTTTGACTGAACAAGTAACCTTAATTGGAAATCATGTTTCTGATGAAGTTTATCAAAATGCAGCACAATTATTTGACGAAAAATATCTTGCTGAAATCATTCTTGCCATTATCACAATTAACTCTTGGAACAGACTTGCAATTACAACTGGATTGAGAGCTGTATAA
- the thrS gene encoding threonine--tRNA ligase, producing the protein MIKITLPDGSIREFASGVTPMEVAKNISEGFARNVISASFNGTTIETETPLTTNGNLILYTWNDAEGKKAFWHSTSHVMAQALEELYPGIKLTLGPAIANGFYYDVDFEDQKISEADFKKIEDRILEISRGKYDFKMRPVSKAEALEMYKDNVYKTELISNLEDGTITFCDHATFTDLCRGGHIPNTGIIKAVKIMSVAGAYWRGDEKNKQLTRVYGTSFPKQKDLTEYLELLEEAKRRDHRKLGKELELFAFSQKVGQGLPLWLPKGAALRERLEQFLKKAQKKAGYEQVVSPHIGQKELYVTSGHYAKYGADSFQPIHTPAEGEEFLLKPMNCPHHCEIYNVRPWSYKDLPKRYAEFGTVYRYEQSGELHGLTRVRGFTQDDAHIFCTPEQLDEEFKKVIDLVLYVFGSLGFENFTAQISLRDQEDREKYIGTDENWEKAENAIINAARDKGLNTVVEYGEAAFYGPKLDFMVKDALGRQWQLGTIQVDYNLPERFDLTYKGADNELHRPVMIHRAPFGSMERFIAILLEHTAGNFPLWLMPEQAIILSLSEKYENYAKKVLDLLENHEIRALIDNRNETIGKKIRDAEMQKIPFMLIVGEEEEKNNTISIRRHGQEGKGNITVSIEEFASIVDEEIKKTLKVFTV; encoded by the coding sequence ATGATTAAGATTACTTTACCCGATGGGTCAATTAGAGAGTTCGCTTCGGGCGTAACTCCAATGGAGGTCGCTAAAAACATTAGCGAAGGTTTTGCTAGAAACGTGATTTCAGCATCTTTTAATGGTACAACTATTGAAACCGAAACTCCATTGACGACCAATGGTAATCTTATACTATATACTTGGAATGATGCTGAAGGTAAAAAAGCTTTTTGGCATTCTACTTCGCACGTAATGGCACAAGCTCTTGAGGAATTGTATCCTGGAATTAAATTAACTCTTGGACCTGCAATTGCTAATGGATTCTATTATGATGTAGATTTTGAAGATCAGAAAATTTCTGAAGCGGACTTTAAAAAGATCGAAGATCGTATTCTTGAAATTTCAAGAGGAAAGTATGATTTCAAAATGCGTCCTGTAAGCAAAGCAGAAGCTTTAGAAATGTACAAAGACAATGTTTACAAAACAGAATTGATTTCTAACCTTGAGGACGGAACGATTACTTTTTGTGACCATGCCACTTTTACTGATTTATGCCGTGGGGGACATATTCCGAATACTGGAATTATCAAAGCTGTAAAAATCATGAGTGTTGCTGGTGCTTATTGGAGAGGTGACGAGAAAAACAAACAGTTGACTCGCGTTTATGGAACTTCTTTCCCTAAACAAAAAGATTTAACTGAATACCTTGAACTTCTTGAAGAGGCAAAACGTCGTGATCACCGTAAATTAGGAAAAGAACTTGAATTGTTCGCTTTTTCTCAAAAGGTTGGTCAAGGTTTACCTTTATGGTTGCCAAAAGGCGCGGCGCTAAGAGAGCGTTTAGAGCAATTTTTGAAGAAAGCTCAAAAGAAAGCGGGTTACGAACAAGTTGTAAGTCCACATATTGGTCAGAAAGAATTATATGTTACTTCTGGTCACTATGCTAAATATGGTGCTGATAGTTTTCAGCCAATTCATACTCCAGCAGAAGGTGAAGAATTTTTATTGAAACCAATGAACTGCCCGCACCACTGTGAGATTTACAATGTTAGACCTTGGTCATATAAAGATTTACCTAAGCGTTATGCTGAATTTGGAACTGTATATAGATATGAGCAATCTGGTGAATTGCACGGTTTAACTCGTGTTAGAGGGTTTACTCAGGATGACGCACATATTTTCTGTACTCCAGAACAATTGGACGAAGAGTTTAAAAAAGTAATTGACCTTGTACTATACGTATTTGGTTCATTAGGCTTTGAAAACTTTACTGCTCAAATTTCTTTAAGAGATCAAGAAGACAGAGAAAAATATATTGGAACAGATGAAAACTGGGAGAAAGCTGAAAATGCCATCATCAACGCGGCAAGAGACAAAGGTCTTAATACTGTTGTTGAATATGGTGAAGCCGCATTCTACGGTCCGAAACTAGATTTCATGGTAAAAGACGCTTTAGGAAGACAATGGCAATTAGGAACAATTCAGGTAGATTACAACTTACCAGAACGTTTTGATTTGACTTACAAAGGCGCTGATAATGAATTACATCGTCCTGTAATGATCCACAGAGCTCCTTTTGGATCTATGGAACGTTTTATAGCAATTTTACTAGAGCACACAGCAGGAAATTTCCCACTTTGGCTAATGCCTGAACAGGCTATTATCTTGTCTTTGAGCGAGAAATACGAAAATTATGCTAAAAAAGTTTTAGATTTGCTAGAAAATCACGAAATTCGCGCCCTAATTGACAATCGAAATGAAACAATTGGCAAGAAAATTAGAGATGCAGAAATGCAAAAAATCCCATTTATGCTGATTGTAGGCGAAGAAGAAGAAAAAAACAACACAATTTCTATTCGTCGCCACGGGCAAGAAGGAAAAGGTAACATTACCGTTTCTATCGAAGAATTTGCTTCGATTGTAGACGAAGAAATAAAAAAGACATTAAAAGTATTTACAGTTTAA
- the infC gene encoding translation initiation factor IF-3: MRSNRGFQPRVEKKDAHRINNLIRGVQEVRLVGENIEPGVFKLADALRLADQFELDLVEISPNAEPPVCKIMDYKKFVYEQKKRDKALKAKSSQVVVKEIRFGPQTDEHDYEFKRKNAEKFLKEGAKLKAFVFFKGRSIIYKDQGQILLLRLAQDLEEHGKVEAMPVLEGKRMIMFIAPKKKK; the protein is encoded by the coding sequence ATAAGAAGCAACAGAGGTTTTCAACCTCGAGTAGAAAAAAAAGATGCACACAGAATAAACAACCTTATTCGTGGCGTACAAGAAGTAAGATTAGTAGGTGAGAACATCGAACCAGGTGTTTTTAAGCTTGCTGATGCTTTACGATTGGCAGATCAATTTGAATTGGATTTGGTTGAAATTTCACCAAATGCTGAACCGCCAGTTTGTAAAATTATGGATTACAAGAAATTTGTTTACGAACAAAAGAAAAGAGATAAAGCATTAAAAGCTAAATCTTCTCAAGTTGTTGTAAAAGAAATTAGATTTGGTCCTCAAACTGACGAGCATGATTACGAATTTAAAAGAAAGAATGCTGAAAAATTCTTAAAAGAAGGAGCTAAATTAAAAGCTTTCGTATTCTTTAAAGGTCGTTCTATCATTTATAAAGATCAAGGTCAGATTTTATTGTTGCGTCTTGCTCAAGATTTAGAAGAACACGGTAAAGTTGAAGCTATGCCTGTTTTGGAAGGAAAGAGAATGATTATGTTCATTGCTCCGAAGAAAAAGAAATAA
- the rpmI gene encoding 50S ribosomal protein L35, producing MPKMKTKSSAKKRFKVTGSGKIKRKHAFKSHILTKKSKKRKLALTHSALVHQTDMKSIKQQLRII from the coding sequence ATGCCTAAAATGAAAACAAAATCTAGCGCTAAGAAACGTTTTAAAGTTACTGGCTCTGGAAAGATTAAAAGAAAGCATGCTTTTAAAAGTCACATCTTGACTAAAAAATCTAAAAAACGTAAATTAGCTTTGACACACTCAGCGCTAGTTCACCAAACAGATATGAAAAGCATCAAACAACAATTAAGAATTATCTAA
- a CDS encoding glyceraldehyde-3-phosphate dehydrogenase → MNNKSLYQKEVSLQVDRRRAGVELIKIISDLWYDKSIEMVLFKNQLLDKNVSDIINLHQYAGEFVGKPVTIFDSVEIAKVVLTLDLPPAKIDLGKLTYEYQLEDEKYPDARYFVIEKLKKSKSSKEIQPKDVVLYGFGRIGRLLARELMSKTGKGSQLRLRAIVTRDKNDAVTLEKRASLLRYDSIHGDFHGSVIADSKNNALIINGTTVHVITANLPEEIDYTQFEINDALVIDNTGAFTTEEALKRHLKSIGVSKVLLTAPGKGVPNIVHGVNQNDFNPDELDIFSAASCTTNAITPVLKVIEETFGVAKGHLETIHAYTNDQNLVDNMHKKYRRGRAAALNMVITETGAGSAVSKAIPSLEGKLTSNAIRVPVPNGSLAVLNLEVKKATSIAGINKAMKKYALEGELVEQIKYSLNNELVSSDIVGTSAPSIYDSNATIVSKDGKNIVLYIWYDNEYGYSHQVIRLAKYIAKVRRYTYY, encoded by the coding sequence ATGAATAACAAATCATTGTACCAAAAAGAGGTATCATTACAAGTCGACCGAAGAAGAGCTGGGGTCGAATTAATCAAAATTATAAGCGATTTATGGTATGACAAATCTATCGAGATGGTTTTATTTAAAAATCAATTATTAGATAAAAATGTCAGCGACATAATTAATTTGCATCAATATGCAGGAGAATTTGTTGGAAAACCAGTCACTATTTTTGATTCAGTAGAAATTGCAAAAGTCGTTTTAACCTTAGATCTTCCGCCTGCAAAAATAGATTTAGGCAAACTAACTTATGAATATCAGTTAGAAGATGAAAAATATCCTGATGCGAGATATTTTGTAATCGAAAAATTAAAAAAATCAAAATCTTCCAAAGAAATTCAACCAAAAGATGTTGTTTTATATGGTTTTGGAAGAATCGGAAGATTATTGGCAAGAGAGTTAATGTCTAAAACTGGAAAAGGAAGTCAATTGCGTTTGAGAGCCATTGTAACCCGAGATAAAAATGACGCTGTAACTTTAGAGAAACGTGCTTCTTTATTGCGCTATGATTCGATTCACGGGGATTTTCATGGTTCTGTAATTGCCGATTCTAAAAATAATGCTTTAATTATCAACGGAACTACAGTTCATGTTATTACAGCAAATTTACCAGAAGAAATAGATTATACGCAATTTGAAATTAATGACGCTTTAGTTATTGATAATACTGGCGCATTTACAACCGAAGAAGCTCTAAAAAGACATTTAAAGTCAATTGGAGTTAGTAAAGTTTTATTGACAGCACCAGGAAAAGGAGTTCCAAATATTGTACATGGCGTAAATCAGAACGATTTTAATCCCGATGAACTTGATATTTTTTCTGCGGCATCTTGCACAACAAATGCTATTACTCCAGTTTTAAAAGTTATAGAAGAAACATTTGGAGTTGCAAAAGGACATTTAGAAACGATTCATGCTTACACAAACGACCAAAATTTGGTAGACAATATGCATAAAAAATACCGTCGCGGAAGAGCTGCGGCTTTAAATATGGTCATTACAGAAACTGGAGCTGGAAGTGCTGTTTCAAAAGCAATTCCATCCCTAGAAGGAAAACTAACTTCAAATGCCATTAGAGTTCCTGTTCCAAATGGATCTTTGGCGGTTTTAAATTTAGAAGTTAAAAAAGCAACTTCAATTGCTGGAATAAATAAAGCGATGAAAAAATATGCTTTGGAAGGCGAATTGGTCGAACAGATAAAATATTCTTTGAATAATGAATTAGTTTCTTCTGATATTGTTGGCACATCTGCTCCATCAATTTATGATAGTAATGCAACAATTGTTTCAAAAGACGGAAAAAATATTGTACTCTATATTTGGTATGATAACGAATACGGTTACAGTCATCAAGTAATTCGCTTAGCAAAATATATTGCCAAAGTAAGACGTTATACTTATTATTAA
- a CDS encoding trypsin-like peptidase domain-containing protein — MKRFSSLFLVSLLSGAITLGAYKLLFESNNSIFGKGNSVVTLAPNSYGKNVGLGAETVDFTEAADKTIHTVVHVKNVSRRTVSNPMLEFFYGYGGQQQQEQVGTGSGVIISEDGYIVTNNHVIKDATEIEITLNNKKSYKAKLIGTDSKMDIALLKINTDEKLPYTAFANSDNVKVGEWVLAVGNPYNLTSTVTAGIVSAKARNLDQSGIQSFIQTDAAVNPGNSGGALVNARGELIGINTMISSMTGSYVGYSFAVPSNIARKIIEDIMEYGNVQRGILGVEGRELNSNASKVLGISETQGFYIDKVSRNSGAEKATLTKGDIIVKLDDQNISTFADLSGYINTKRPNDVVKVTYIKDGKTKTVPVTLSKNEFYSAEFKGIELENIDAVDKKKFRIDYGVKIKNITNENLMQYQNELQGNIILSIDNVKATNVETVSKLLSKKDEGQSVRIEMINRNGEIFRIII; from the coding sequence ATGAAAAGATTTTCATCCTTATTTTTAGTTTCACTTTTAAGTGGTGCTATTACTCTTGGTGCTTACAAGTTATTATTTGAAAGCAACAATTCTATTTTTGGAAAAGGAAATTCTGTAGTAACTCTTGCCCCTAACTCATATGGAAAAAATGTTGGCTTAGGAGCGGAAACAGTTGATTTTACCGAAGCCGCAGACAAGACAATTCATACCGTTGTTCACGTAAAAAATGTTTCTAGAAGAACCGTAAGCAATCCAATGCTTGAGTTTTTCTATGGATATGGCGGACAACAGCAACAAGAACAAGTAGGGACTGGTTCTGGAGTCATTATTTCTGAAGACGGATATATTGTCACTAACAATCACGTAATTAAAGATGCTACAGAAATCGAAATTACTTTAAACAATAAAAAATCATACAAAGCGAAGTTAATTGGTACAGATTCTAAAATGGATATTGCCCTTTTAAAAATCAATACCGACGAAAAATTGCCTTACACTGCTTTTGCAAATTCAGATAATGTAAAAGTTGGTGAATGGGTGTTGGCAGTCGGAAATCCGTACAACTTGACTTCTACTGTAACGGCAGGAATTGTTTCCGCGAAAGCGAGAAATTTAGATCAAAGCGGAATTCAATCTTTCATTCAAACTGATGCTGCTGTAAATCCAGGTAATAGCGGTGGAGCGTTAGTAAATGCAAGAGGAGAATTAATCGGAATAAATACTATGATTTCTTCTATGACGGGTTCTTATGTTGGATATTCTTTCGCAGTTCCTTCAAATATCGCTCGAAAAATTATTGAGGATATTATGGAATACGGAAATGTTCAAAGAGGTATTTTGGGCGTTGAAGGCCGTGAATTAAATAGTAATGCTTCTAAAGTATTAGGTATCTCTGAAACACAAGGTTTTTATATAGATAAAGTTTCTAGAAATTCAGGAGCTGAAAAAGCGACACTTACAAAAGGAGATATTATTGTAAAATTGGATGATCAGAATATTTCAACTTTTGCAGATCTTTCCGGTTATATCAACACTAAACGTCCAAATGATGTTGTAAAAGTAACTTATATTAAAGACGGAAAAACTAAAACTGTTCCTGTAACTTTAAGTAAAAATGAATTTTACAGCGCTGAATTTAAAGGAATTGAATTAGAAAATATTGATGCTGTAGACAAAAAGAAATTCAGAATTGATTATGGTGTTAAAATCAAAAACATTACAAATGAGAATTTAATGCAATATCAAAACGAATTGCAAGGAAATATCATTTTAAGTATTGATAATGTAAAAGCAACAAATGTTGAAACTGTTTCTAAACTTTTAAGTAAAAAAGACGAAGGTCAAAGCGTTCGAATTGAAATGATCAATAGAAACGGAGAGATTTTTAGAATTATTATTTAA
- the pafA gene encoding alkaline phosphatase PafA has product MKKSILLFALFVITNLSAQQRPKLVVGIVVDQMKMEYLYRFSDDFSPNGFKRLMNDGFTFQNMHYNYMPTYTAPGHASIYTGTTPATHGIVGNEWFSRSLGKEMYCTDDAGVKTIGDGTAEEGAMSPKNLQSTTITDEVRMATNFTGKVIGMSLKDRGAILPAGHFANWAFWYSKTGSFISSTFYGEKLPEWVSEFNNEKNYLKYINKGWDLYKPASVYNESLPDNNPYEGKLYGSAAPVFPYDLKTMYEKNDAGIIRATPFGNDLLAEFAKRAIEKEELGKDNITDFLTVSFSSTDYVGHLLGPRSMELQDTYLRLDQTIADFLAYLDKTVGKGNYLLFLTADHAGAENVIYLKDRKYNVDNYPSKEVKKSLQDFSTKTFGVDIIQNYSNFNVFFNRQIIKDKGLELTKVKQAFKEFLISQPQVKKVYTEEEILANAGNDYSLNFVAKGYDVTQNGDLVIVDKPGDIEYSTTGTSHGTIYTYDTHVPAIFYGWHIKKGESYDKKSITEIAPTIAQKIKVTFPNGTEAKVLQEVLDAKK; this is encoded by the coding sequence ATGAAGAAAAGTATTTTACTGTTTGCACTTTTTGTTATCACAAATTTAAGTGCACAACAACGTCCCAAATTAGTTGTAGGTATAGTTGTCGATCAAATGAAAATGGAGTATTTATACCGTTTTTCAGATGATTTTTCTCCAAACGGCTTTAAAAGATTAATGAATGATGGTTTTACTTTCCAGAATATGCACTATAACTATATGCCAACTTACACTGCTCCTGGACATGCTTCAATTTATACTGGAACAACCCCAGCTACACATGGAATTGTTGGGAACGAATGGTTCAGTAGAAGTCTTGGAAAAGAAATGTATTGTACAGATGATGCCGGTGTGAAAACAATTGGTGATGGCACAGCAGAAGAAGGTGCAATGTCTCCTAAAAACCTTCAAAGTACAACAATTACAGATGAAGTAAGAATGGCTACAAACTTTACTGGTAAAGTAATCGGAATGAGCCTTAAAGATCGTGGTGCGATTCTTCCAGCTGGTCATTTTGCAAACTGGGCATTTTGGTACAGTAAAACGGGTTCGTTTATTTCTAGTACATTTTACGGCGAAAAACTGCCAGAATGGGTTTCTGAATTCAACAATGAAAAAAACTACTTAAAATATATCAATAAAGGCTGGGATTTATATAAGCCAGCTTCTGTATATAACGAAAGTCTTCCAGACAACAATCCTTACGAAGGTAAATTATATGGCAGTGCAGCACCAGTTTTTCCATACGATTTAAAAACTATGTATGAAAAGAATGATGCTGGAATTATCCGTGCAACTCCTTTTGGAAATGATTTATTAGCAGAATTTGCAAAGAGAGCAATAGAAAAAGAGGAACTTGGAAAAGATAATATTACCGATTTCTTAACAGTTAGTTTTTCTTCTACAGACTATGTTGGTCATTTATTAGGGCCAAGATCAATGGAACTTCAGGACACTTATTTAAGATTAGATCAAACAATTGCTGATTTTTTAGCTTATCTTGATAAAACAGTAGGAAAAGGTAATTACTTACTATTCTTAACAGCTGATCATGCTGGTGCGGAAAATGTGATTTATTTGAAAGATCGTAAGTATAATGTTGACAATTATCCTTCAAAGGAAGTTAAGAAAAGCTTACAAGACTTTTCAACTAAAACTTTTGGAGTTGATATAATTCAAAATTATTCTAATTTCAATGTTTTCTTTAACAGACAAATTATTAAAGACAAAGGTTTAGAATTAACTAAGGTAAAACAAGCTTTTAAAGAGTTTCTAATCTCACAGCCACAAGTTAAAAAAGTCTACACGGAAGAAGAAATTTTGGCTAATGCAGGAAATGACTATTCTTTAAATTTTGTTGCAAAAGGATATGATGTTACTCAAAATGGAGATTTAGTAATTGTAGATAAACCTGGAGATATTGAATATTCAACTACGGGGACTTCACACGGAACGATTTATACTTATGATACTCATGTTCCAGCCATTTTTTATGGATGGCATATTAAAAAAGGTGAATCTTATGATAAAAAGTCTATTACTGAAATTGCACCAACAATAGCTCAAAAAATAAAAGTTACTTTTCCTAATGGAACTGAAGCAAAAGTATTGCAAGAGGTTTTAGATGCTAAAAAGTAA
- a CDS encoding Crp/Fnr family transcriptional regulator produces MQDTILKHIQKFIDLEPSEIDILESALSISKVKKKDHVLQEGQICNTMYFIVKGCMRQYIINSKGTEQTLQFGVENWWITDYLSYHNHTPSHFYIQAVETTEVIALEKSVLESILIQIPSLEKYFRIVAQKAFGAAQMRIKFLFTMSAEERYNHFKNQQPDFVQRVPQYMLASYLDFSAEFMSKIRAGKV; encoded by the coding sequence ATGCAAGACACTATACTAAAACACATTCAAAAGTTTATTGATCTCGAACCTTCAGAAATTGATATATTAGAATCTGCACTTAGCATTTCAAAAGTAAAAAAGAAAGATCATGTTTTACAAGAAGGTCAAATATGCAATACAATGTATTTTATTGTAAAAGGCTGTATGCGCCAATATATTATTAATTCTAAAGGAACTGAGCAAACTCTTCAATTTGGTGTAGAAAATTGGTGGATAACCGATTATTTAAGTTACCACAACCACACTCCTTCTCACTTCTATATTCAAGCCGTTGAAACAACCGAAGTTATTGCGCTAGAAAAATCAGTTTTAGAATCTATATTAATTCAAATTCCAAGTCTTGAAAAATACTTTAGAATTGTTGCTCAAAAGGCATTTGGTGCTGCTCAAATGAGAATTAAATTTTTGTTTACGATGTCGGCCGAAGAACGATACAATCATTTTAAAAACCAACAGCCCGACTTTGTGCAACGTGTCCCACAATATATGCTTGCCTCCTATTTGGATTTTTCTGCAGAATTTATGAGCAAAATTAGAGCTGGAAAAGTCTAA
- the rplT gene encoding 50S ribosomal protein L20 — protein sequence MPRSVNSVAKRARRKKIMKQAKGFFGRRKNVWTVAKNAVEKAMSYAYRDRKQNKRNFRSLWIQRINAGARLEGMSYSQFMGKVKANGIELNRKVLADLAMNHPEAFKAILNKVK from the coding sequence ATGCCAAGATCGGTAAATTCAGTTGCTAAAAGAGCAAGAAGAAAAAAAATAATGAAGCAAGCCAAAGGTTTCTTTGGAAGACGTAAAAACGTTTGGACAGTTGCTAAGAATGCAGTAGAGAAAGCGATGAGCTACGCTTACCGCGATAGAAAACAAAATAAAAGAAATTTCCGTTCATTATGGATTCAACGTATTAACGCTGGAGCTAGATTAGAAGGAATGTCTTATTCTCAATTCATGGGGAAAGTTAAAGCTAACGGAATCGAATTGAACCGTAAAGTTCTTGCAGATTTAGCTATGAACCACCCAGAAGCTTTCAAAGCTATTCTTAATAAAGTAAAATAA
- the ald gene encoding alanine dehydrogenase, which translates to MIIGVPKEIKNNENRVALTPAGVSEMKKHGHTVYVQSTAGLGSGFADEEYAEAGAVILPTIEEVYAIAEMIIKVKEPIASEYPLIKKDQLLFTYFHFASSEELTHAMLEKGAVCLAYETVEKTDRSLPLLVPMSEVAGRMAIQQGAKYLEKPLKGRGILLGGVPGVPPAKVLVLGGGIVGTQAAKMAAGLGAQVTIMDLSLPRLRQLDDIMPANVNTEMSNHYNITKAIKDADLIVGAVLIPGAKAPHLITRDMLKLMRPGTVVVDVAVDQGGCIETCTPTTHENPTFIIDDIVHYCVANMPGAVPYTSTLALTNATLPYAVQLANKGWEKACAENEELKKGLNVANGKILYKGVAEAWNLPFNEEIVLANA; encoded by the coding sequence ATGATAATAGGTGTTCCAAAAGAAATAAAAAATAACGAAAACAGAGTTGCATTAACTCCTGCGGGTGTTTCAGAAATGAAAAAACATGGACATACAGTTTATGTTCAATCTACGGCAGGTTTAGGAAGTGGTTTTGCTGATGAAGAATATGCTGAAGCTGGTGCGGTAATTTTACCAACTATTGAAGAAGTTTATGCTATTGCCGAAATGATTATTAAAGTAAAAGAACCAATTGCTTCTGAATATCCTTTAATTAAAAAAGATCAATTATTATTCACTTATTTTCACTTTGCATCTTCAGAAGAATTAACTCATGCAATGTTAGAAAAAGGAGCTGTTTGTTTAGCTTACGAAACTGTTGAAAAAACAGACAGAAGCTTACCATTATTAGTTCCAATGTCTGAAGTTGCAGGTCGTATGGCAATTCAACAAGGAGCAAAATACCTTGAAAAACCATTAAAAGGTAGAGGAATTCTTTTAGGTGGTGTTCCAGGTGTTCCACCTGCAAAAGTTTTAGTTTTAGGTGGAGGAATCGTAGGAACTCAAGCTGCAAAAATGGCTGCAGGTTTAGGTGCTCAAGTAACTATCATGGATTTAAGTTTACCACGTTTACGTCAATTAGATGACATTATGCCCGCTAACGTAAATACAGAAATGTCTAATCACTACAATATTACAAAAGCAATTAAAGATGCTGATTTAATTGTTGGGGCAGTTTTAATTCCAGGAGCAAAAGCGCCTCACTTGATTACTCGTGACATGCTTAAATTAATGCGTCCAGGAACTGTTGTTGTTGACGTAGCTGTAGATCAAGGTGGTTGTATCGAAACTTGTACTCCAACAACTCACGAAAACCCAACTTTCATCATTGATGATATCGTTCATTACTGTGTAGCTAATATGCCAGGAGCCGTTCCTTATACTTCTACTTTAGCTTTAACAAACGCAACTTTACCATATGCAGTACAATTAGCTAACAAAGGATGGGAAAAAGCATGTGCTGAAAACGAAGAATTGAAAAAAGGATTAAATGTTGCTAACGGAAAAATCCTTTACAAAGGAGTTGCTGAAGCTTGGAATCTTCCTTTTAACGAAGAAATAGTATTAGCAAACGCATAG